The Fodinibius saliphilus genome segment TGTGTTTATCTTCGTTAGCAAGTGAACCCAAAAACGGAGCGGCTATGTATTCTGAAAATAGAAGTATGGCTTCACTGTCACAGATGGATTATCTGGATGTCAAGAATTTAGCACAGACAGGTGAAGGAACCTATCTGGAATTTAAACGTACTATCCCATCTGCATACAAAATTGCTAGGGAAATTGCCGCTTTTGCGAACACCAAAGGGGGTACCTTACTCATTGGTGTTGATGATGATAAGTCGCTTGTTGGCGTAATGGGATACCAGGAGCAGGAATATCTGCTGAAAAAAGCCACTGAAGAACTCTGTAAGCCGGAGGTGGATATTGTAATTGAGATCGTTCATTTTGGTGAACGTGACCTGTTGGTTATAAAAGTGCCTGAGGCTGTGAAAAAACCTATATTTGTTCACGGCGAAGAGGAAGATACCGTATTTATGCGAGAAGATGATCAAAATAAGGTGGCCAGCAAAGAGCTTATTAAAATTATCGAAAAGCGAAATTCTGATGAAGGGGTTACTTTTGAGTACGGCCCCAAAGAGCAGAAACTATTCCGTTATCTGAATGAGTATGGCGAAATTACTGTTGAAAAATTTGCACAGTTGGTTGATGTGCCCAGAGCTAAAGCTTCTGGTACACTTGTGGATCTGGTGACAGCAGATATTCTGAACCTGTTCAGAAAAGATAACGTTGATTATTTTACGTACTCACAAAATTGCGAGACCTAATTTTTAAAAATAAGTATTGTAATGCCTGTTGAAGAAGATAATTTAGATGATGTAATTGCAGATTTGGTTGATGATGATGCCGGTACTGATAATGGCGAGACGGGCATTCAAGGATTACCTACTCCTGATGATGTGGAGTTTTCGGGTCCGCCGGTATCATTGACTGAGCGAGCTGCTGAACAGGTACGTAGTATCCGAAGGGATGAGGGTTTGGAAGATGATCTTAAGCTTCGTGTTGCAGTAGAAGGCGGCGGTTGTTCAGGGCTTAGCTATAAACTGGGTTTTGATCACAAATCAGATGATGATGAAGTACTGGTGAGTAAAGGCGTAGAAATTGTTGTTGATCCAAAGCATATGATGTATCTCAAAGGTATTTCTGTTGATTATCCCGATGGTCTTGATGCACGGGGTTTTACTTTTGATAACCCCAATGCTTCTGAGACCTGCGGTTGCGGAAGTTCTTTTGCGACCTAGTATTGTACCGATCAGGGGGGGATAATACACTAAATCCCAGCACTTTTATTTCCTTCCATATTTCTCCATTAATTTAAGAACAGAATCTACCGGCAGTTCTTTGATGGTATGCCCGTCACGCCCAGTCATGGTTTGAGCATGAAATAGTGAGTTAATAATAGCTTCTTCAGTGGCCTCATTTACGGCCATAAATAAAGGTGACATAGCACTATTTTTAAGTGTTTTTTTATGCTCAATGGCATTATTTACCTGATAGGGAATACGGTTTTCTTTGGCTGTTGAAAAGGCAATAATATAATCTCCGCTGCCATTAGAGGCTATGCCGCCGGTTTTGGCCAGTCCCAATACTGCTCGTTTTGCTAACCGCTGGAGATTTCGGGCATCCAAAGGGGCATCGGTAGCTATTACAATCATACAGGAACCATCAGGCGATTTATTAAGAAGGTCACTCAGATAGTATTTGTTTAATTCTTTGCCTACAGGTACTCCCGCAATTTGTAGCACTCCACCAAAATTAGTCTGAACCAGTACACCGACAGAATATCCCCCCATCTTTTCAGGGAGTTTGCGCGAAGAGCTCCCAATTCCGCCTTTAAAGCCAAAGGCTATCGTTCCGTTACCGGCACCTACATTTCCTTGCTCAACAACCCCACTATCAGCCTTTTTTA includes the following:
- a CDS encoding AlbA family DNA-binding domain-containing protein — encoded protein: MYSENRSMASLSQMDYLDVKNLAQTGEGTYLEFKRTIPSAYKIAREIAAFANTKGGTLLIGVDDDKSLVGVMGYQEQEYLLKKATEELCKPEVDIVIEIVHFGERDLLVIKVPEAVKKPIFVHGEEEDTVFMREDDQNKVASKELIKIIEKRNSDEGVTFEYGPKEQKLFRYLNEYGEITVEKFAQLVDVPRAKASGTLVDLVTADILNLFRKDNVDYFTYSQNCET
- a CDS encoding HesB/IscA family protein gives rise to the protein MPVEEDNLDDVIADLVDDDAGTDNGETGIQGLPTPDDVEFSGPPVSLTERAAEQVRSIRRDEGLEDDLKLRVAVEGGGCSGLSYKLGFDHKSDDDEVLVSKGVEIVVDPKHMMYLKGISVDYPDGLDARGFTFDNPNASETCGCGSSFAT
- a CDS encoding P1 family peptidase, translating into MKKNVFALLFLVLSSTIVSAQDQNIRQYGISIGVLEAGPLNSITDVNGVKVGHKTITSAEHIRTGVTAILPHPGNIFQQKVPAAVYVENGFGKLAGSTQIKELGNLETPIILTNTLSVPIAADALIDYTFSFKANNGVRSVNPIVGETNDGYLNNIRGRHISKKDVLTAIKKADSGVVEQGNVGAGNGTIAFGFKGGIGSSSRKLPEKMGGYSVGVLVQTNFGGVLQIAGVPVGKELNKYYLSDLLNKSPDGSCMIVIATDAPLDARNLQRLAKRAVLGLAKTGGIASNGSGDYIIAFSTAKENRIPYQVNNAIEHKKTLKNSAMSPLFMAVNEATEEAIINSLFHAQTMTGRDGHTIKELPVDSVLKLMEKYGRK